The following is a genomic window from Pseudomonas sp. FP2335.
ATCCGCGAGAGCATCTCGCGACCGCTGGGCTTGAGAATGGTGTACTGGTAAGTGGTGGTGCAGTCGGTGCTGGCGTCACGATTGAAGTGGCAATGCAGCTCAGTGTCGCTGGACAGCGGGGCTTCGGCCAAGGGTTGCAATGCGGCAAAAACGGCTGGGGTAACAAGCCCCAGACTGATGGCAATCAAAGGGCGGTGAAACAAAAAACGGTACATGGGCGCCTCGGGTGACACATTGAAACAGCTACCTGGCAGGTAGCGAGAAGGCGCCGGATGATAATGGATCGCAACGGGGAAGGCCAGGATTGTTCGACAACCAATGTTGCTGAAAGGCCCGTTCTAGAGCCTTGCGTTTGACCATCGTCAGGGTTTTAGCAATTCGAACTCGGCACTGGCGAGCTTCTCGCCATTGACCAATATGTGGACTGCGTGTTTGCCGGGATAGTGCTTGCGAGTGGTCAGCTCCCGGATATGTTGCTCGCGCCGAAGGCTGTGCTGTTCACCCGCGCCCAAGGTGAACGCCTTGAGCTTGAACACCTTTTTTGCGCTGTGCCCCGCACTTTTCACGTAGTCGATGGCGTAGTCCACCACCAGTTTCTGCGCGGTGTCGGCGGTGGATTCCAGGCTGAACGACAGGTTGATCCGCTCACCCAGGTTGATCACCGCGGGGGTCAACCTCAGTTGGTGCAGCTTCACCTCGGCTTTCGCCCCGGCGCCCATGAGCGTCAGCGCACGGGTGTTGCCTTGTTTGATCAGGCTGCGCAGGGCGTGGCGGGCGATCCAGGCGGTGTGGGGGTTGTCCAGCGACCAGCCTTCGATCAGCGTGAGTACCCAGTCGGGGTGGTCTTTTGTGATGTCGTTGAGGTGGTTGGCCACCGATTTGCGCACGTACAGGCTGGGGTCGGCCTTGAGGTTGTCGAGGATCGACGCGCAGCGTTCAGGGTTGGCCTGGACTTCGGCCAGGCGGAACGACCAGGGCAGGCGCGGGCGCGAGCCTTCGCTGGCGAGGCGGCGTACGTGCTCGTTGGCGTCCTGCGACCAGGTTTGCATCACTGCGAGGGTGCGCGGGAAGTCGCGCAGCAGGAACTGGCGGATACCGAATTCGGAGGAGCCAAAGGTAGTGAAATACTTGAGTGCGGCCATGGAGCGCTTGAAGTCATCCTGCCCGTAGCTGGCCACGAAGTGCGGCAGGAACAGGCTGACGAAACTGCTGTTCAGGCGCGGTGCCAGGGCGTAGAGCAGTTCAAGGGTTTGCGGGTACGCCAGTGGGATTACCGCATGCAGGCTTTCGCTGACCCGCGCCATGCGTTGCAACACCGACAACTCGGCCAGCCCGGCCGTGGCGTGCGTGAGGAAACCCTTGGCGTCGAATGCCGGGTACACCGCCGTCATTTCGCTGGCGATGTGTTGCAGGCGCTCGACGTTGAAGATTTCCTTGAGGGCTGGGGCGCTTTGCTCGGTCATCGGTGATTCCATCAGAGGGGTTAGAGAAACCAGCGGTATTCCCGCGCATGGATCTCTTGCTGAAAAGCCAAGTGGTCCTGGCGTTTGTTCTCGCAGTACACGTCGACAAATTCGGCGCCCAGCTTATCGCGCAATACCGGTTGGTGCCTCATGGCGCGTACGGCCTCGAGCATTTCCAGGGGGAAGTCGGCGCCGCTGTTGCGGTCTTCGTTGAGTGGGGCGAAGGGCTCGCGCTGGGTTTCAAGGCCATGTTCCAAACCTGCCAGGATCGCCGCGAGTACCAGATACGGGTTGGCGTCGGCGCTGGCCAGGCGGTGTTCGATGCGCAGGTTGCGTGGATCGGAGTCGGGGATGCGCACGCACGCGTCGCGGTCTTCGAAACCCCAGCTGGCACGGGTCGCCGCGTTGACTGTGCCGCCCAGGCGGCGGAAGGCGTTGTGGTTGGGCGAGAAGATCGGCATGCAGTGCGGCAGCAACTCCAGGCAGCCCGCCACCGCGTGGCGCAGCGGTTGTTGCTGGTGCGCCGCCAGCAGGTTATTGCCGGCGCCGTCATACAGGCTGACGTGCACATGCATGCCGCTGCCGGGGTATTGCAGGTATGGCTTGGCCATGAAGCTGGCGCGGTACCCGTGTTTGAGCGCCACCCCGCGGGTGCTGCGGCTGAACAGGGCGGCCCAGTCGGCGGCGCGCAGGCCGTCGTCGAGGTGGCCGAAGTTGATCTCGAACTGGCCGGGGCCCAGCTCGGCGGTAATCACGGTGATGTCGATGCCCTGGTCCTTGGCGGTTTGCGCCATGTCGTCGAGCACCTCGCTGAAACGCGACAGCCGTTCGATATGCAGGTTGGGCTGGTCGTCGGCGTCATCGCTCAGCGGGTCGCGGGCGAATTGCGGCAGGCCGTCGGCGAGTTTTTTATCGAACAGGTAGAACTCCAATTCGAACGCCACCACCGGGTGAATGCCCTTGTGATGCAGACGCTCCAATACCTTGGCCAGTACCTCGCGGGGTTCGAATTCGATGGGCGCATCGGTGCCATCCGAGGTGATCAGCATCTGCCCCAAGGGCTGTGATTCCCAGCTCACCGGCTTGAGCGTGCCGGGCACCAGGCGCCGGTTGGCGTCCGGGTCGCCGTCGTTGAAGCAGTAGTCGCCAATCTTGAACAGCCCACCCTGGACCCCCAGCAGCACAGCGTTCTGCGGCAGCTTCAATGGGCTGCCGGCGGCAACTTTTTCCAGCATCTCCACCGGGTAGCGCTTGCCGTAGAAATGCCCGGGAATGTCCAGGGCAATCAGGTCGACGTAACGCACATCGGGATGGTTCTGACGAAAGCTCCGTACTTCGGCCAGCAACGCAGAGGAATGGCTTTTCACGGGTGCAGCTCCTAGTTGTAAACCCACAGCACGCGGGCGGGCAGGTCGGTCAGGTTGGCGTAGCGGCAATGGGCGAAACTGGCCAGGTGGAAGCTGTCGCCGGGGCCGAGAGTGACGCAGTCGTTTTCACCTTCGACCCACAGCGTAAGCTCGCCTTCCAGTACAAAACCGGCCTGTTCGGCGCGATCGCTCATGGTTTGTTCGCCGCTGTTGGCACCAGGTGCCAGTAGGCTGTCGAGCATCGAAAAGGCACCGTTCATGCTCGGCGAAACGAGGATGTCGGTGATGCCATTGGCGTAATACACCGTGCGCCGCTCGTTGGGGCGAGTGATCCAGTCCACCGCCTTGGGTTTTGGCTGGCTGTAGAAGTAGGTGGTGGGCACGTCGAGGGCGTGGCTGATGGCCGTCAAGTCGGCCACGGTGGGGCGCGACAGGCCGCGTTCGACCTGGGACAGGAAACCCACAGAGCGCTCGATTTTTTGTGCGAGCTGGGCGAGGGTGAGTTTCTTGTGCTTGCGCAGGTCGTGGATCAGCGCGGCGAGGGTGGCAAGTTCTTCTTGTGGGGTCATGAAATTTATTTCTATAAATTTCATGAAAAATTACAGGATTTATTTCACGAGGGCAATGGCCGGATGGGACCAAGGTGAGGACCTTGTGGCGAGGGAGCTTGCTCCCGCTGGGCTGCGCGGCAGCCCCAAGACACCCACCGAGCACCCTTTGCAAAAGATGCATGCGGGCTATAAAGGCAAACCACAGGTATGAAATATGGGTTGAATGATCCTGCGTGGCAGCGGTCGGAATCTGGGTACGCATCATTCATTGAAGGAGCACCCATGAAAGCCAAATGCCTAGCCGCCTGCCTGTTTGTTGCAACCAGCCTGTCAGGCACGAGCTTCGTCGTGCAAGCCGCAGACACCCCCCAGGAAACCGTGCAACCTTCGAATATCAACACCCGTGATCTGAAAGAAGGCGATCGAGCCCCAGACATCCTGATGCGCAAGGAATCCGCTGTCAGCGATTGGAAAAAGCGCGGCCTCAAGCAGCCTGAAGCCGACAGCCAATGGGCGCGGGTGAAGGATAAATTCGTGCTGCTCAAGACCACCAACGGCACCATCCTTGAGATCACGCCCGTCAAAAAATGACCTGCCTGTTGTCCCGATTCTTGCGTTAAGGTAGGCGGCTGAAAAGGCCGCGTTACCTTCAAGGAAAGAGAGCAGGATGCTTGCCACAATAAGAAACTACCCCCGCACCGTGAACCTGTTGTTGTCCGCCACATTGATGCTGACGCTGGCCAAGGCAATTACCTTTCCCTACCTTGTGATTTACCTTACCAGCCATTTCTCCCTGGACATCACCCAGGTCGGCCTGGTGATCGGCAGTTCATTGATCGTCGGTTCATTGCTCAGCGTGTACGGTGGTTTTCTCGTCGACCGCATCAACAGTTACCGGCTGTTGCTCTGCCTGAGCGTACTGTTCGTGCTGGGCTTTATCGGCACGGTCCTCGCGCAGAATATCTGGGTGTTCTATAGCTGCCTGATCCTGATCAACCTCGCTTACGCGGTCATCGACATCGCCGTGAAGGCCGGTTTCGCCAGCCTGTTGCCTGAAGACGCGCGCAGCGAGGTGTTCTCGATCAAGTACACCCTGACCAACATCGGCTATGCCGTCGGGCCGGCGTTCGGTGCGGTGGTGGCCAAGCTGGACATCAGCCTGCCGTTCATCCTGTCGGCGCTGCTGGGGGCGGGGTTCTTCCTGCTGTACTGGCGCTGGGGCGATCGCACGTTGACCACCGTCGACGCGACACACAAGCCTGTGTCATTCCTTGCCGTCGGGCGTGTGCTGTTGAGGGATCATCGCCTGGTGTGCTTTACCGTCGGCGGTTTGCTCAGCGCGGTGGTGTTTGGACAATTCACGGCCTACTTGTCGCAATACCTGGTGACCACGACCTCGGCCGAATACACCTACACCGTGATCAGCGCCGTCCTTACTACCAACGCCGTGCTGGTGATTGCCTTGCAGTACGTGATTGGTCGGCGCATTTCCCACCGCCACCTGAGCCAGTGGCTGATTTTCGGCTTGAGCATGTTCATGCTGGGGCTGATCGGCTTTGCGCTGTCCACCAGCGTGCTGTGGTGGGTGTTGGCGATGGCGGTGTTCACGGTGGGGGAGATCATCGTGTTTCCGGCCGAATATATGTTTATCGACCGCATCGCCCCGGACCACCTGCGCGGCATGTACTACGGCGCGCAGAACCTGTCCAACCTGGGCGCCGCCCTGGGGCCGGTGTTGTGTGGGCTGGTGCTGGCCAACCTGCCGGCCCACGCCATGTTCTACATGCTCGGGGCGTTTATCGTCGCGGGTGGGGTGTTCTATTTCATTGGTTCGTCGTTGAAGGCCAGTCCTTCAGCGTGAGCTTGCCGACATTGTTGCTTTGCAATTCGTAGCGCAACTCTTCGACCATCTTTTCCACTTCGTGCGGGGTCTGCAGCCGGTTGGTGCTGATCCCTGTCACCACCAGGTCCACCCGGCCGGTATCAGCGTCAAATACCTTGAGGGTCAAGGAGGCATCCCGGCACAGGGTGAACTCGCATGTCAGCGGCGACAGGCCTTCTTCGATGCAGTTGCGCAGTTGGGCGAGGGTAAACATGCTGGTTCCTTCAAGACATAAGTTCGATGTCTTGAAGGTTATGGCTTGCCTGGCGCCGCAATAAGGCGAATTCGCACTAGCTGCACTAGTGCATTTGCACTTGGCCGGCCTATTTTTTCAGGCGCAGTTCACCGGCAAACAGCCCGCGTTCACGGGCCCAAACGATGGCCGCACTGCGGCTGTGCACCCCCAGCTTGGAGTACACCGTGGCCACGTGGTTGCGCACGGTGTTGGGCGCCAGTTTCAGGCGCGCGGCGATTTCCTTGTCGGCCAAGCCTTCGCAGATAAGTCCCAGTACATCGCGTTCACGGGCCGTGAGGTCGGTGAAGGCAATGGCAGGCTGGTTGGGGCTGTTGACGCTCTTGGCGTTGGCCAGTTTTTCGATCAGTGTCTGGCTGAACCAAGATGCGTCCTGCATCACCTCCTCGATGGCCGCCACCAGCTCCAGCTCCGAGCGCTTGCGTTCGGTGATGTTCATCATCACCAGCAGGTAGCAGGGCACGTCATCGATGATCACGGTGTCGGCGGACACCACGCAATCGATCACCTCGTTGCCTTTCTTACGCACCTTGAGGTCCTGGCCGTCGAGGTTGCCGGACTTTTCCAGGGTGGCAAACAACTGTGTGCCCGCCTGGGGGCTGTCGATGAAATCGATGTCTTCGATGGCCTTGCCGACCAGCTCCTCACTGATATAGCCGGTAATGCTCATGAAGGCTTCGTTGACATCCACCACCTGGCGGTTGCCGGCGTTGCACACCAATGTCGGCACCGGCGTCAGGCGGAACGACTTGGCGAAGCGCTCTTCACTCTGGCGCAGGGCGGTTTCCGCCTTGCGTCGCGGCTCCAGGTCGGTGAAGGAAAACAACATGCAGTCTTCCTCGTTCATGTCCAGCGGTTGCCCGGCGACGATCACCAGCTTGCTGCCGCCCCCGGGCAATTTCAGCTCGGCCTGCATCTGCGGGATCGTCGCGCCTTCGCCCAGGCGCGCAATCGCCAGGTCTTTGCGTTCGGCCTGTTCCAGCACATCCAGCTCGTACACGGATTTGCCGATGACCTGATCGCGGTTGTAGCCGGTCATCTCCAGAAACCCCTGGTTGACCTTTATGTAGCGCAGGTCGCTCAAGCGGCAGATCACGGCGGGTGCCGGGTTGGCGTTGAAGGTTTTTTCGAAGCGTTGCTCGGCGCTGGCCCACTCGGTGGCATCGCTGAGGATCAGCACCAGCAGCTCCGGTGCGCCGTGGGAATCGCTGATCACCAGGCTGCGCAGGCGGTGGACCCAGGTTCTGTCCGGATCGGCAGTGGGGGTGACTTCCACCACCACGTCGCTGAACTCCTCGCCTGCCGCCACACGGGCCAGTGGGTAGTTGTCCAGCAGCACGGGGTGGTTGTTGCGATAGCGCAAGGTGAAGCGCTCGGCGTATTCCTGGGTGTTGGCGCCCAATGCCATCACGTCGTCCACGCCATGCATGTTCAGCGCCGCCTCATTGGCCCAGAGGAGGGTCTGGTCGACTTCGGCAAGGATGATCCCGTCGGACAGGCCGGAGATGATCTGCTGGAGTTGGCGGCGGTTGGTTTCTTTGGCGAGGACATCCTGGGTCATGGGGGCTCCGAGCGGGCGAGGGGGGCATGAGATTAGGACAGTTGTGGTTCGCGATAGTGCAAGGTACGCGGTCAAACCACTGGCAAGGGGCTTGCGTGTGCCACCCTGAAGCGCTTGCCAAACCCAACCAATTCTGGGAAAACCCCAGCCTTTGCGCATTCAACGGGATTTGCCATGAACAACGACCAACTCCAGATCACTGACATCCGCCTGGGCGATGGCAAAACCGTGGTCAAAGGTGCACTGATCACTACCCAGTACACGGGCACCCTGGAAGACGGCACCGTATTCGACTCCTCGTGGGCGCGTGGCAAACCGTTCCAGTGCGTAATTGGCACGGGCCGTGTGATCAAGGGCTGGGATCAAGGCCTGATGGGCATGCAAGTCGGTGGTGTGCGCACGCTGTTCGTGCCGGCGCACCTGGCCTACGGCGAGCGCTCGATGGGCGCGCATATCCAGCCCAACAGCAACCTGCGTTTTGAGATTGAATTGCTCGAAGTGCTGACGCGGGATGATTGAAGTGTTCTGACGCAAGCAGGCTGAACCGCTCCTGAAGAAGCGTCTTATTCGTCATGTAGTAACTTTCCTACGGTTTACTCGCCTGTAGTCGGGGCGTAACCTTGGCGCGGTTTTATCAATAGCGGAGACCCTCAGTGGGTACTTGTTCGAGCGACAGTCGTCGGCCGGTTCTGGTTACCGGCAGATACTCGGCAAGGTAACGCGCATTCTTTCGATGCCGTTGTCTCGCCAATACACGCGAGAAGCGGCATCCCGGCAGCAGCCAGTCCTGGCGCCTGCCGGACTCCCTCTCATCGACGCTGACCAGCACCCGAGCCATTTCGGGATGCTACGGACGCGCCTGCCTTTTACGGCGGGCGGGCCAAGCTGACTGCGCCTACCCGATGGGCGTGGCGCAGCGGGTCGTACCTGCATGACGGTGTTCTCGCGCAGCAGCCACATCCATCAATGTGGCTGGCAATGAACTGAGGAGATTTCTTATGCAGGCAATCAACAACATCAACCTCGACTCGCTGGTCGACACCCTGGTCAGTCTCAGTGCGGCGTTTATCCTCGGCGGCTTGATCGGCTTCGAGCGCCAGTATCGCCAGCGCACGGCTGGTTTGCGCACCAACGTGCTGGTGGCGGTGGGGGCGGCGATTTTTGTCGATATGGCCAACCGCCTGGGCGGCGCGGAAGGGGCGGTGCGGGTGGTGGCATACGTGGTCTCGGGCATCGGTTTCCTGGGGGCCGGCGTGATCATGCGCGAAGAGGGCAATGTGCGCGGGCTGAATACTGCGGCCACCCTGTGGGCGTCGGCGGCCGTCGGCGCTTGCGCCGGTGCCGACCTGATCCTCGAAGCGCTGCTGGGCACGTTGTTTGTGCTGGCAGCGAACACGTTGCTGCGGCCGATCGTCAATAACATCAACCGCCAGCCGCTGGATGTGGTGTCGGCGGAGGTCACCAACATTCTGTATGTGATCGCGCAGCGCAGTCAGCAGCAGGCGGTAATGGTGTTGCTGGAAGCCGAGCTCGCACGGTGCAACTACCCGGCCAGCGACGTGGATGTGCGGCCGTTCGGCAGTGAAGAGGTGGAGATCGAGGCCACTTTGGTTGCGACGTCGGTCGATGGCGATGAGCTGGATGCACTGGTGACACGCATATCCAACTCCAGCCTGGTGGTGCAGGCGTTCTGGAGCCCGAGCACGACTGACTGATTTCCTACGGATAAATCCTACACGCAGTCAGGACTATCCCTTCAGTTCAAACATCACTTCATTGTTAAGGTTGCGCGCTTGCTGCTACCTAAGAGGCTGCGCAGAACTTCAGGCATCAATGGTGTTGTTCAATTGGAGGGACCAGGCACTGCCTGGCTGGCATCTGGAAAAGTGCGGAACCGCTCGTCGGAACTGTCAATTCTCACAGGTAGCTGGGTCCCGTGTGATGTGTCAGATTAATTTGTCCTTCAGGGGAGTCTTAATGAGCAAAGCTTTAATTGTGGATGACCACCCGTTCATCCGTGCCACGGTTCGCTTTCTGCTAAAGCAGGAAGGTTTCAATGAAATCTTCGAGGCGGGCAATGGCGCCGATGCCATGCAGATCGCTCGCGAACAGTGCCCCGACCTGATTATCCTCGACTTGGCGATGCCCAAGCTGGGCGGTTTGGAAGTGATCAGCCGCATCAAGGCGCTGGGCTTGCCATGCAAGATCCTGGTGTTGACCTCGTACCTCGCAGTGTTTTTTTCCACCCGCTGCATGCGCGCTGGAGCCATGGGTTTTGTTGCCAAGACGGGTGAGCTGCACGAGTTGCAAAAAGCAATCAAGGCAGTGATGTCCAACTACAGCTGTTTCCCCAGCCTGCC
Proteins encoded in this region:
- a CDS encoding DNA alkylation repair protein, whose amino-acid sequence is MTEQSAPALKEIFNVERLQHIASEMTAVYPAFDAKGFLTHATAGLAELSVLQRMARVSESLHAVIPLAYPQTLELLYALAPRLNSSFVSLFLPHFVASYGQDDFKRSMAALKYFTTFGSSEFGIRQFLLRDFPRTLAVMQTWSQDANEHVRRLASEGSRPRLPWSFRLAEVQANPERCASILDNLKADPSLYVRKSVANHLNDITKDHPDWVLTLIEGWSLDNPHTAWIARHALRSLIKQGNTRALTLMGAGAKAEVKLHQLRLTPAVINLGERINLSFSLESTADTAQKLVVDYAIDYVKSAGHSAKKVFKLKAFTLGAGEQHSLRREQHIRELTTRKHYPGKHAVHILVNGEKLASAEFELLKP
- a CDS encoding glutamine synthetase family protein, with the protein product MKSHSSALLAEVRSFRQNHPDVRYVDLIALDIPGHFYGKRYPVEMLEKVAAGSPLKLPQNAVLLGVQGGLFKIGDYCFNDGDPDANRRLVPGTLKPVSWESQPLGQMLITSDGTDAPIEFEPREVLAKVLERLHHKGIHPVVAFELEFYLFDKKLADGLPQFARDPLSDDADDQPNLHIERLSRFSEVLDDMAQTAKDQGIDITVITAELGPGQFEINFGHLDDGLRAADWAALFSRSTRGVALKHGYRASFMAKPYLQYPGSGMHVHVSLYDGAGNNLLAAHQQQPLRHAVAGCLELLPHCMPIFSPNHNAFRRLGGTVNAATRASWGFEDRDACVRIPDSDPRNLRIEHRLASADANPYLVLAAILAGLEHGLETQREPFAPLNEDRNSGADFPLEMLEAVRAMRHQPVLRDKLGAEFVDVYCENKRQDHLAFQQEIHAREYRWFL
- a CDS encoding helix-turn-helix domain-containing protein; translation: MTPQEELATLAALIHDLRKHKKLTLAQLAQKIERSVGFLSQVERGLSRPTVADLTAISHALDVPTTYFYSQPKPKAVDWITRPNERRTVYYANGITDILVSPSMNGAFSMLDSLLAPGANSGEQTMSDRAEQAGFVLEGELTLWVEGENDCVTLGPGDSFHLASFAHCRYANLTDLPARVLWVYN
- a CDS encoding RcnB family protein; the protein is MKAKCLAACLFVATSLSGTSFVVQAADTPQETVQPSNINTRDLKEGDRAPDILMRKESAVSDWKKRGLKQPEADSQWARVKDKFVLLKTTNGTILEITPVKK
- a CDS encoding MFS transporter; translated protein: MLATIRNYPRTVNLLLSATLMLTLAKAITFPYLVIYLTSHFSLDITQVGLVIGSSLIVGSLLSVYGGFLVDRINSYRLLLCLSVLFVLGFIGTVLAQNIWVFYSCLILINLAYAVIDIAVKAGFASLLPEDARSEVFSIKYTLTNIGYAVGPAFGAVVAKLDISLPFILSALLGAGFFLLYWRWGDRTLTTVDATHKPVSFLAVGRVLLRDHRLVCFTVGGLLSAVVFGQFTAYLSQYLVTTTSAEYTYTVISAVLTTNAVLVIALQYVIGRRISHRHLSQWLIFGLSMFMLGLIGFALSTSVLWWVLAMAVFTVGEIIVFPAEYMFIDRIAPDHLRGMYYGAQNLSNLGAALGPVLCGLVLANLPAHAMFYMLGAFIVAGGVFYFIGSSLKASPSA
- a CDS encoding DUF1652 domain-containing protein translates to MFTLAQLRNCIEEGLSPLTCEFTLCRDASLTLKVFDADTGRVDLVVTGISTNRLQTPHEVEKMVEELRYELQSNNVGKLTLKDWPSTTNQ
- a CDS encoding PAS domain S-box protein, whose amino-acid sequence is MTQDVLAKETNRRQLQQIISGLSDGIILAEVDQTLLWANEAALNMHGVDDVMALGANTQEYAERFTLRYRNNHPVLLDNYPLARVAAGEEFSDVVVEVTPTADPDRTWVHRLRSLVISDSHGAPELLVLILSDATEWASAEQRFEKTFNANPAPAVICRLSDLRYIKVNQGFLEMTGYNRDQVIGKSVYELDVLEQAERKDLAIARLGEGATIPQMQAELKLPGGGSKLVIVAGQPLDMNEEDCMLFSFTDLEPRRKAETALRQSEERFAKSFRLTPVPTLVCNAGNRQVVDVNEAFMSITGYISEELVGKAIEDIDFIDSPQAGTQLFATLEKSGNLDGQDLKVRKKGNEVIDCVVSADTVIIDDVPCYLLVMMNITERKRSELELVAAIEEVMQDASWFSQTLIEKLANAKSVNSPNQPAIAFTDLTARERDVLGLICEGLADKEIAARLKLAPNTVRNHVATVYSKLGVHSRSAAIVWARERGLFAGELRLKK
- a CDS encoding FKBP-type peptidyl-prolyl cis-trans isomerase, producing the protein MNNDQLQITDIRLGDGKTVVKGALITTQYTGTLEDGTVFDSSWARGKPFQCVIGTGRVIKGWDQGLMGMQVGGVRTLFVPAHLAYGERSMGAHIQPNSNLRFEIELLEVLTRDD
- a CDS encoding MgtC/SapB family protein, translating into MQAINNINLDSLVDTLVSLSAAFILGGLIGFERQYRQRTAGLRTNVLVAVGAAIFVDMANRLGGAEGAVRVVAYVVSGIGFLGAGVIMREEGNVRGLNTAATLWASAAVGACAGADLILEALLGTLFVLAANTLLRPIVNNINRQPLDVVSAEVTNILYVIAQRSQQQAVMVLLEAELARCNYPASDVDVRPFGSEEVEIEATLVATSVDGDELDALVTRISNSSLVVQAFWSPSTTD
- a CDS encoding response regulator transcription factor yields the protein MSKALIVDDHPFIRATVRFLLKQEGFNEIFEAGNGADAMQIAREQCPDLIILDLAMPKLGGLEVISRIKALGLPCKILVLTSYLAVFFSTRCMRAGAMGFVAKTGELHELQKAIKAVMSNYSCFPSLPTSSVRRDDLQASEIELVEALSDRELTVLQKLALGLGNKEIAEDMLLSHKTISTYKTRLKEKLHMSSVVHLSKFAQRNQLI